One Nitrospinota bacterium genomic window, CTCTTTCACGCGTTGATCCAGCGACATGGTCGGGGTTCCTCCTTCTACGTCCCGTCGGAGCGGGCTGGTCAGCCCCGGGGGCGCATATTACGGCATTAACATGCCCCCATTGATATGAATCACTTGTCCCGTAATATAACACGCCCCGTCACCTGCAAGAAATAGCACAGCGTGGGCCACATCCTCGGGGCTACCTAGGCGTCCCAGAGGAATATGGCTCAGGAGCTCTTCTCTAATCTTTTCCGGGAGCGCCTGCGTCATGGCTGTGTCGATAAAACCTGGAGCGATTGCATTGACCGTGACCTCCCGGAGGGCCCCCTCCCGCGCAAGGGCCTTCGTCAGACCGATGACGCCAGCCTTGCTGGCGGCGTAATTTGCCTGGCCTACGTTGCCCATAACACCTACAACGGAGCTTATGTTGATTATCCTGCCGGCCCGCTGCTTGAGCATGACCTTGAGGGCCGCCTGGGAGCAGAGCCAGGTCCCGGTGAGGTTGACGCCCATGACGATATCCCAGTCGGCTGGCTTGAGCCGAATGCCCAGGGCATCGCGAGTGATGCCCGCATTGTTGACTAGTATATCGAGCCGACCGAGTTCGGCCACACAACGGCCCACCATAGTCCCGACCTGGTCGGGGTCGGTGACGTCGCAGGCCACCGCCACGGCTCGG contains:
- the fabG gene encoding 3-oxoacyl-[acyl-carrier-protein] reductase produces the protein MVLSGKVALVTGAARGIGEAISRVLAGAGAACCVADVDEVGAKTVVKDIADEGGRAVAVACDVTDPDQVGTMVGRCVAELGRLDILVNNAGITRDALGIRLKPADWDIVMGVNLTGTWLCSQAALKVMLKQRAGRIINISSVVGVMGNVGQANYAASKAGVIGLTKALAREGALREVTVNAIAPGFIDTAMTQALPEKIREELLSHIPLGRLGSPEDVAHAVLFLAGDGACYITGQVIHINGGMLMP